From Triticum urartu cultivar G1812 chromosome 2, Tu2.1, whole genome shotgun sequence, a single genomic window includes:
- the LOC125536040 gene encoding NADH dehydrogenase [ubiquinone] 1 alpha subcomplex subunit 6-like: MAFTMRAVKVPPNSASMAEARHRVFDFFRDACRAIPSIMEIYNLDDVVTPAQLRASISQQIRKNQGVSDPKVIDMLLFNGMEELNNITEHAKQRHHIIGQYVVGHKGLVQDLEKDQGSSEFLKKFYTSNY, encoded by the exons ATGGCGTTCACCATGCGCGCGGTGAAGGTTCCGCCGAACTCGGCGTCGATGGCGGAGGCGCGGCACCGCGTGTTCGACTTCTTCAGGGACGCCTGCCGCGCCATCCCCTCCATCATGGAGATCTACAACCTCGACGACGTCGTGACCCCCGCCCAGCTCCGCGCCAGCATATCCCAGCAGATCCGGAAGAACCAGGGCGTCTCCGACCCCaag GTCATTGATATGCTTCTCTTCAATGGGATGGAGGAGCTGAACAACATCACCGAGCATGCGAAGCAGCGCCACCACATCATCGGGCAATACGTGGTtggccacaaggggctggtgcagGACCTGGAAAAGGACCAAGGGAGCTCCGAGTTCCTGAAGAAATTCTACACCAGCAACTACTAG